The Kaustia mangrovi genome has a segment encoding these proteins:
- a CDS encoding DUF6665 family protein — protein MTVRPPRHISGKAEPKDPLLAVVEHEALEEKAATLSRLMTRLETALAALQAHDAAAAGTEPADGRDRLLAEAGEALWHVVIQRDLCGLRRHEELMRSLKVPPAVRLRMGPLRR, from the coding sequence ATGACCGTTCGCCCACCCCGCCATATCTCCGGCAAGGCCGAGCCGAAGGATCCGCTTCTCGCCGTCGTCGAGCACGAGGCGCTGGAGGAGAAGGCCGCGACGTTATCGCGGCTGATGACGCGGCTAGAGACCGCTCTGGCCGCGCTCCAGGCGCACGATGCGGCAGCGGCCGGCACGGAGCCCGCAGACGGGCGCGACCGCCTGCTTGCGGAGGCCGGCGAGGCGCTGTGGCATGTGGTCATCCAGCGCGACCTGTGCGGCCTGCGCAGGCATGAGGAGCTGATGCGCAGCCTGAAGGTGCCGCCCGCGGTACGCCTGCGCATGGGCCCCCTGCGCCGGTGA